The following are encoded in a window of Arthrobacter sp. OAP107 genomic DNA:
- a CDS encoding type IV toxin-antitoxin system AbiEi family antitoxin domain-containing protein produces the protein MQPTEFLSRHGGAARLAHLRRAGFSRSQISQAVNSGLLLNARHAVYKLPQANCDFVRAYEANAAVTCVSAASHYSLWTLKAPTEPHLAACHRRLPRGVRSHRFPGARNGRARAVLDQVERGSDSLLETVARVLFRGHGFDVRTQVYLAGMHRPDDMLEQIRLALATPPRTAR, from the coding sequence ATGCAGCCCACGGAGTTCCTCTCGCGGCACGGCGGCGCGGCCAGGCTGGCCCACCTCCGCCGGGCGGGATTCAGCCGAAGCCAAATCAGTCAGGCGGTCAACTCCGGGCTGTTGCTCAATGCCCGGCACGCGGTCTACAAACTGCCTCAAGCGAACTGTGATTTCGTGCGGGCATACGAAGCCAATGCCGCGGTCACCTGCGTGTCGGCGGCCAGCCACTACTCCCTCTGGACGCTCAAGGCTCCCACCGAACCGCATCTCGCAGCCTGCCACCGCCGGCTGCCCCGGGGCGTCCGCTCCCACAGGTTCCCCGGAGCCCGCAACGGCCGGGCGCGTGCGGTGCTCGACCAGGTGGAACGGGGGTCGGATTCGCTGCTGGAAACGGTGGCCCGGGTACTGTTCCGGGGGCACGGTTTCGATGTGCGCACCCAGGTCTACCTGGCGGGAATGCACAGGCCGGATGACATGCTGGAGCAGATCAGGCTGGCCCTGGCCACGCCCCCGCGGACGGCCCGTTAG